In Candidatus Flexicrinis affinis, the following proteins share a genomic window:
- a CDS encoding ATP-binding protein yields MLNGKEIALSPDTLIVLIGANSSGKSTILREITRRIQTHDTRSSTSGLVIGDAETVRRGNPREWVDWMRLNFPTVIDGGKRMFVTIDEKLSEEEINAGLTVKPVDSFSTYTSGLFHEKFAHFLIRSLNAETRLNLTRPVRRIDVLNEAPKHEFHALQANSQVLKAINSETGAAFDVSLMLDPGLGVDIGIRIGKQVPWTVDDDKTSMTYLKALRNSTTPLEQEGDGIRSFLGCLLALRCSPYKVFLVDEPEAFLHPPQARRLGRLLADTAQQEGRQVIVATHSSDIIKGALDSDGAVQICRVERIGNTTSIYTLDNQDLRHLWKKPLLRSTDAIQGAFHKGVIVCEGDADCRFYEGLALGLDGVAPIDIHFVHGAGSAGLPALAASYIELHVPVAVIADFDVLQDAARFKSVVESLGEDFSQIQSKFESINADLKHVAPVRDKSSIATTLRRHADELENGKSLSVETIKKIDRELAEASAWSQPKQHGINALKGQAHETCKTLLQELAEIGLFIVPVGELEGWERGLPASKSEWISDALRKVDDPERFGQARLFINRVVSYLAAK; encoded by the coding sequence TTGCTCAATGGTAAGGAGATAGCGCTCTCACCAGACACACTCATTGTCCTTATTGGAGCAAATAGCTCCGGTAAGAGTACGATTTTGCGCGAGATCACGCGGCGGATCCAAACTCACGACACACGTTCGAGCACGTCAGGTCTAGTGATAGGAGATGCAGAAACTGTTAGGCGTGGGAATCCACGAGAATGGGTTGACTGGATGAGATTGAACTTCCCGACCGTGATTGACGGCGGTAAGCGGATGTTCGTCACGATCGACGAAAAACTAAGCGAAGAAGAGATCAATGCTGGTTTAACTGTCAAACCAGTTGACTCATTTTCAACATACACTTCGGGACTGTTTCATGAGAAGTTCGCGCATTTCCTGATCCGCTCACTTAATGCTGAAACGCGGCTGAACCTGACACGGCCGGTGCGTAGAATCGATGTTCTGAACGAGGCACCCAAACATGAGTTTCACGCCTTACAAGCTAATTCACAGGTGCTGAAAGCAATCAATTCAGAAACTGGAGCTGCATTTGATGTTAGCCTCATGCTCGATCCGGGGCTTGGGGTAGATATCGGCATACGTATCGGAAAACAGGTTCCGTGGACAGTAGACGATGACAAAACTTCCATGACTTACCTGAAAGCATTACGAAACAGCACTACGCCGTTGGAGCAAGAGGGTGACGGCATACGTAGCTTCTTAGGTTGTCTACTCGCATTGAGGTGTAGTCCGTACAAGGTGTTCTTGGTCGACGAGCCGGAAGCGTTTTTGCATCCACCACAGGCTCGAAGATTAGGCAGACTATTGGCCGATACCGCACAACAAGAGGGTCGGCAAGTAATCGTTGCAACTCACAGCAGCGACATCATCAAAGGGGCTCTCGATTCTGATGGTGCAGTTCAGATTTGCCGAGTCGAACGAATAGGAAATACCACTAGTATATATACACTCGACAATCAAGACCTCCGGCACCTATGGAAAAAGCCGTTGCTTAGGTCTACGGATGCAATTCAGGGAGCGTTCCACAAGGGTGTTATTGTTTGCGAAGGAGATGCGGATTGTCGATTCTATGAAGGTCTCGCACTCGGACTAGATGGTGTCGCACCGATCGACATCCACTTTGTGCATGGTGCTGGTAGCGCGGGTCTTCCGGCCCTAGCTGCTTCGTACATAGAGCTGCATGTGCCAGTGGCCGTGATTGCCGACTTCGACGTATTGCAGGATGCTGCAAGATTCAAGTCGGTTGTCGAGTCACTCGGTGAGGATTTTTCGCAGATTCAGTCGAAATTCGAGAGCATCAATGCAGATCTCAAGCATGTTGCGCCTGTACGCGACAAGTCATCTATCGCTACGACCCTGCGACGACATGCAGACGAACTGGAAAATGGTAAATCCCTGAGTGTTGAGACTATAAAGAAGATCGATCGCGAACTCGCGGAAGCAAGCGCGTGGAGCCAGCCCAAGCAGCATGGAATCAATGCACTAAAAGGCCAAGCCCATGAAACGTGCAAAACGCTCCTCCAAGAGCTTGCAGAGATAGGCCTATTCATAGTACCGGTCGGAGAACTTGAAGGCTGGGAAAGAGGACTCCCTGCTTCAAAATCGGAATGGATCTCCGACGCCCTCCGCAAAGTCGACGATCCCGAGAGATTTGGTCAAGCACGCTTGTTCATCAACCGCGTCGTGAGTTACCTCGCCGCCAAGTAA
- a CDS encoding WD40 repeat domain-containing protein — protein MRALVIAFLLIAAFTDGITAQDDVVFTFGRGAPEVIVWDDSGDSFYVKTKSGSVWAYDVATLTGQSSDRVVPEYGYYWNDSMQIVEVEWPSNTGQWLAVTRGAGYYGAVEIYEAGGSEPTAVLRGHLDVQGLRSVAWSNDDSRIVTWDSYGLILVWDTTSFSSLGRIEDHVLTHTYAFSSDSRWIALGDKYGRARVFDTTTGDLVHTFNRARYYALLITWQPDGTYLAVHTYGRATTSKVYREEWVVDIYDTATGKFATSLNYAIPVNSAEWHPDGDYLVAATRDDILIWKPGFWKARRLPIEPPFSAFTSVYFSTDHKSLVANFSNCSHSSHGDIIVMDAKLFAVEQTISCIEKLPPELRQPRISLINRWQPGHSPDGQFQTVNDWGSGFRLVRVAEHEN, from the coding sequence ATGCGCGCATTGGTCATAGCGTTTCTGCTCATTGCTGCGTTTACAGACGGGATCACAGCCCAAGATGACGTCGTGTTCACGTTCGGGCGCGGTGCGCCGGAAGTCATCGTGTGGGACGATTCCGGCGATTCGTTCTATGTGAAGACGAAATCCGGTTCTGTTTGGGCGTATGACGTTGCAACCCTGACCGGACAATCTTCAGATCGGGTCGTGCCGGAGTACGGTTACTACTGGAACGACTCGATGCAAATTGTGGAGGTCGAGTGGCCAAGCAACACCGGGCAGTGGCTCGCGGTGACCCGCGGCGCAGGATACTACGGGGCCGTCGAAATCTATGAGGCAGGGGGAAGTGAGCCGACTGCTGTACTCAGAGGTCATCTGGACGTACAGGGTTTGCGGAGCGTGGCGTGGTCGAATGATGATTCTCGCATCGTTACTTGGGATAGCTACGGCCTCATTCTGGTGTGGGACACAACGAGTTTCTCGTCTCTAGGCAGGATCGAGGATCACGTACTTACGCACACCTATGCGTTTAGTTCAGATTCGCGGTGGATCGCTTTGGGCGACAAATACGGCCGGGCGCGAGTTTTCGATACGACTACTGGCGACCTCGTGCACACGTTCAACAGGGCGCGCTACTACGCCTTGCTGATAACGTGGCAGCCGGATGGCACGTACTTGGCAGTCCACACGTACGGGCGCGCAACAACCAGTAAGGTCTACCGTGAGGAGTGGGTTGTCGACATCTACGACACAGCAACAGGTAAGTTCGCCACCTCCCTAAACTATGCAATTCCTGTAAATAGTGCAGAATGGCATCCCGACGGTGATTACTTGGTGGCGGCGACTCGTGACGACATCCTCATTTGGAAGCCCGGATTCTGGAAGGCGCGGAGACTTCCAATCGAACCGCCATTCAGCGCATTCACGTCGGTTTACTTCTCGACCGACCACAAGAGTCTCGTGGCGAACTTCTCTAACTGCTCACATTCTTCGCATGGCGACATTATCGTTATGGACGCAAAATTGTTCGCGGTCGAGCAGACGATCAGCTGCATTGAGAAACTTCCGCCCGAGCTGCGACAACCGCGGATCAGCCTGATCAATCGGTGGCAGCCCGGGCACAGTCCAGACGGTCAATTTCAGACCGTGAATGACTGGGGCTCAGGATTTCGCTTAGTTCGCGTGGCGGAACATGAGAATTAG
- a CDS encoding ABC transporter permease subunit, whose protein sequence is MVGILGGIIELATPLIAGAIAALMLPGLVNELVKPILRTVTGAANHAIGAVLGGISGAFAMGAVAAVAMGAALLGLLPVLVGALLGRAAITGIVNRFFPPPPVFLVTNTGRTVRSLVGLAGALVSGYATFLILNVGRTLIDGTLPPVENGSLLGLVTLPTYMLTAMTIGLVLGATAGGFSGVRGSFAIGDVLYGFTRNILNALRSIEPLIMALIFVVWVGIGPFAGVLALTLHSIASLGKLYSEQIETIDNGPIEALQSTGANHLQTVIYAVVPQIVPPYIAFTMYRWDINVRMSTIIGFVGGGGIGLLLNQYINLLRYSDAGVAVLAIALVVSVLDYLSAAIRERYT, encoded by the coding sequence ATGGTCGGCATTCTCGGCGGAATCATTGAGCTGGCAACCCCTCTCATCGCTGGTGCGATCGCGGCGCTCATGCTTCCCGGACTCGTCAACGAACTTGTTAAGCCGATCCTGCGCACCGTGACCGGCGCGGCGAACCATGCCATCGGCGCGGTGCTCGGCGGCATCAGCGGCGCCTTTGCGATGGGTGCCGTCGCCGCGGTTGCGATGGGCGCGGCACTGCTCGGCCTGCTGCCGGTGTTGGTCGGGGCGCTGTTGGGACGCGCTGCCATTACAGGTATCGTGAACCGCTTCTTCCCGCCGCCGCCGGTTTTCCTCGTGACCAACACGGGCCGCACGGTGCGTTCGCTGGTCGGCCTCGCCGGGGCGCTGGTTTCCGGATACGCCACGTTCCTGATCCTCAACGTTGGCCGCACGTTGATCGACGGCACGCTGCCGCCGGTCGAGAACGGCTCACTGCTCGGCCTCGTCACGCTGCCGACCTATATGCTGACTGCGATGACGATCGGCCTCGTGCTGGGCGCCACGGCCGGCGGGTTCAGCGGCGTGCGCGGATCGTTCGCCATCGGCGACGTGCTGTACGGCTTCACGCGCAACATCTTGAACGCCCTGCGCTCGATCGAACCGCTGATCATGGCGCTGATCTTTGTGGTGTGGGTGGGCATCGGCCCGTTCGCCGGCGTGCTCGCGCTGACGCTGCACTCGATCGCCTCGCTTGGCAAGCTGTACAGCGAGCAGATCGAAACGATCGACAACGGCCCGATCGAGGCGCTGCAGTCGACCGGCGCCAATCACCTGCAAACGGTGATCTACGCCGTCGTGCCGCAGATCGTCCCGCCCTACATCGCCTTCACGATGTACCGCTGGGACATCAACGTGCGCATGTCGACGATCATCGGCTTCGTCGGTGGCGGCGGTATCGGCCTGCTGCTCAACCAGTACATCAACCTGCTGCGCTACAGCGACGCGGGCGTGGCAGTGCTGGCGATTGCGCTCGTCGTCTCGGTGCTCGACTACCTCAGCGCGGCCATCCGCGAGCGGTACACGTAG
- a CDS encoding PASTA domain-containing protein yields the protein MLKRILKAAAVWMMVAALSTGIAAQDEQVAVPDVTGLTVAQAAAQLNAAGLALGREVVVPVDGRTPDVVSGQSVAAGQSVDAGTEINVEIARSANIRLVYDDNDLTMVNLTGDVLRLSGLSFETVDSAQPAAFNAGRWSDIVRPRQCTQVWSVGRNGPKSLPECEFIQNWLTTNNRGEHFWTTVSGARTFRVLQNDVERAVCEAAPPSSQDRPLTCELYIAADAQGDDVPFIYIAYTRDTLAIINISPDKWMRVNSPTIINGLENPDPFGREFKINNNLFGRPEIVARVNRLAPNQCVLFATDAVTQPAGLQNCNVIATYTVQASQAWWSANFEVQGQDGKRRLCNAALSDRTTVCIMPR from the coding sequence ATGTTGAAACGTATATTGAAGGCAGCGGCGGTATGGATGATGGTCGCCGCATTGTCTACGGGTATCGCTGCGCAGGATGAACAGGTCGCCGTACCTGACGTTACCGGCCTCACAGTGGCGCAGGCCGCCGCACAGCTCAACGCGGCAGGCCTTGCGCTCGGCCGCGAGGTTGTCGTACCGGTCGATGGACGCACGCCCGACGTCGTCAGCGGCCAGTCGGTCGCTGCCGGCCAATCCGTAGACGCGGGCACCGAAATCAACGTCGAGATCGCGCGCTCGGCCAACATCCGCCTGGTATACGACGATAACGATCTCACGATGGTCAACCTGACCGGCGACGTCCTGCGGCTGAGCGGGCTGTCGTTCGAGACGGTCGACAGCGCCCAACCGGCGGCCTTCAACGCTGGCCGTTGGTCGGACATCGTACGGCCGCGCCAGTGTACGCAGGTATGGTCCGTAGGTCGAAACGGGCCGAAGTCGCTCCCGGAGTGCGAGTTCATCCAGAACTGGCTGACGACCAACAATCGCGGCGAGCATTTCTGGACGACCGTCAGCGGCGCGCGCACGTTTCGCGTGCTGCAAAACGACGTCGAGCGCGCCGTGTGCGAGGCGGCCCCGCCCAGCTCGCAGGATCGCCCGCTGACGTGCGAGCTGTACATCGCCGCCGACGCGCAGGGCGACGACGTGCCGTTCATCTACATCGCCTATACCCGCGACACGCTCGCCATCATCAATATCTCGCCGGACAAGTGGATGCGTGTCAACAGCCCCACGATCATCAACGGCTTGGAGAACCCTGACCCGTTCGGGCGGGAATTCAAGATCAACAACAATCTGTTCGGCCGGCCAGAGATTGTCGCGCGGGTCAACCGCCTCGCGCCCAATCAGTGCGTGCTGTTCGCCACCGACGCCGTAACCCAGCCTGCCGGACTACAGAACTGCAACGTGATCGCCACCTATACCGTGCAAGCCTCGCAGGCGTGGTGGAGCGCCAACTTCGAGGTTCAGGGCCAAGACGGCAAGCGGCGGCTGTGTAATGCCGCGCTGTCCGACCGCACGACGGTTTGCATCATGCCCCGGTAG
- a CDS encoding transposase, producing the protein MSRYRFIAEERRVYPLRRLCAVLKVSVSGFYDWLKRTPSRRAQANHGLSARIRAVHEASRQTYGTLRVQAELRAHGERAGKHRIARLMRQMGLQTKGRRRFQDDYPARCDPPPRSEPAGRRLHGQAVERKVAVGYHLHRDPRGMAVSGRHSRCVFAAHCGVGDE; encoded by the coding sequence GTGAGCCGCTACCGGTTCATCGCCGAGGAGCGGAGGGTGTATCCGCTGCGACGGTTGTGTGCGGTGCTGAAGGTGTCGGTGAGCGGGTTCTACGACTGGCTGAAACGCACGCCCAGCCGTCGCGCGCAAGCCAATCACGGGCTGAGCGCACGGATCCGAGCGGTCCATGAGGCGAGCCGCCAGACCTATGGCACGCTGCGCGTTCAGGCGGAACTGCGGGCACATGGCGAGCGGGCGGGCAAGCACCGGATTGCGCGGCTAATGCGCCAGATGGGCTTACAGACCAAAGGGCGACGGCGCTTCCAAGACGACTACCCAGCGCGATGCGACCCACCGCCGCGCTCCGAACCTGCTGGCAGGCGACTTCACGGCCAAGCAGTCGAACGAAAAGTGGCTGTCGGATATCACCTACATCGCGACCCGCGAGGGATGGCTGTATCTGGCAGGCATTCAAGATGTGTTTTCGCGGCGCATTGTGGGGTGGGCGATGAGTGA
- a CDS encoding tetratricopeptide repeat protein: MIDIDSQWDYNDPAGSEMRLRALIPQAEQSGDPALEAELLTQIARAMGLQMRFDEAHALLDDAQALLTPDMPRAAVRLALERGRLINTAGDPGAAFPHFEWAWGYARDTQQDFYAIDAAHMLAIVTGGRAALDWNAQALDIAVNSSDARARNWAGSLYNNLGWAYHDLGDYNLALQVFLDALQFREVQGEQQAIRIAAWCVGRCLRSLELYDEALTMQTDLLVQYGGSDPNGYTEEEIGECLLALGRGPEARKHFAAAYGVLSHDPWLTASDPARIERLRALSR, encoded by the coding sequence ATGATCGACATCGATTCGCAGTGGGATTACAACGACCCGGCCGGCTCGGAGATGCGGCTGCGCGCCTTGATTCCGCAGGCCGAGCAGTCCGGCGACCCGGCGCTGGAGGCCGAGCTGCTCACGCAGATTGCGCGGGCGATGGGCCTGCAAATGCGCTTCGACGAAGCCCACGCCCTGCTTGACGACGCGCAGGCGCTGCTCACGCCGGACATGCCGCGGGCGGCGGTTCGTTTGGCCCTCGAGCGCGGACGGCTGATCAACACGGCCGGCGATCCGGGGGCGGCGTTCCCGCACTTCGAATGGGCGTGGGGCTATGCGCGCGATACGCAGCAAGACTTCTACGCCATCGACGCGGCGCACATGCTGGCGATCGTAACAGGTGGCCGCGCGGCGCTCGACTGGAACGCGCAGGCGCTCGACATCGCCGTCAACAGCAGCGACGCTCGGGCGCGCAATTGGGCCGGATCGCTGTACAACAACCTCGGCTGGGCGTATCACGATCTGGGCGACTACAACCTCGCCTTGCAGGTGTTCCTCGACGCCTTGCAGTTCCGCGAGGTGCAGGGCGAGCAGCAGGCGATCCGGATCGCCGCGTGGTGCGTGGGCCGCTGCCTGCGCTCGCTGGAGCTGTACGACGAGGCGCTGACCATGCAGACCGACCTGCTCGTACAGTACGGCGGCAGCGATCCGAACGGGTACACCGAGGAAGAGATCGGCGAGTGCCTGCTGGCGTTAGGGCGCGGGCCGGAAGCGCGCAAGCACTTCGCCGCGGCCTACGGCGTCCTCAGCCACGATCCGTGGCTCACCGCCAGCGACCCGGCGCGCATCGAACGGTTGCGGGCGTTAAGCCGGTAG
- the tsf gene encoding translation elongation factor Ts translates to MAEITAQMVKDLREMTGAGPLDCKKALEQFAGDMNKAADFLREKGLAKAAKKLGAGRTMNEGLIETYLHFNKRLGVMVEVNCETDFVAATDAFKNFCRELAMHIASLSPEYVRREDVPEAIVAKEREIQTHRAVEEGKPPAIAEKVAEGRMAKFFEEIVLMEQQYFRDDSKTIQQFLQETVAEVGESIQIARFVRFALGQGGADTE, encoded by the coding sequence ATGGCTGAAATCACCGCACAAATGGTCAAGGACCTGCGTGAAATGACCGGCGCAGGCCCCTTGGACTGCAAGAAGGCGCTCGAACAGTTCGCCGGCGACATGAACAAGGCCGCCGACTTCCTGCGCGAGAAGGGCCTCGCGAAGGCCGCCAAGAAGCTGGGCGCAGGCCGCACCATGAACGAAGGTCTGATCGAGACCTACCTGCACTTCAACAAGCGCCTCGGCGTGATGGTCGAAGTCAACTGCGAGACCGACTTCGTGGCCGCGACCGACGCGTTCAAGAACTTCTGCCGCGAACTGGCGATGCATATCGCGTCGCTGTCGCCGGAATACGTCAGGCGCGAGGACGTGCCCGAGGCGATCGTCGCCAAGGAGCGCGAAATTCAGACCCACCGCGCTGTCGAAGAAGGCAAGCCGCCCGCCATCGCCGAGAAGGTGGCCGAGGGCCGCATGGCCAAGTTCTTCGAGGAGATCGTGCTGATGGAGCAGCAGTACTTCCGCGACGACTCGAAGACGATTCAGCAGTTTCTACAGGAAACGGTGGCCGAGGTCGGCGAGAGCATCCAGATCGCCCGCTTTGTGCGCTTCGCACTCGGACAGGGTGGCGCTGACACCGAATAG
- a CDS encoding UMP kinase yields MIESTTEAAVDASQEVPVTPPGPYRRIVLKLSGEALNGPQGFGIDTNRAEVIAHKIREVHELGVQIGVVIGAGNLWRGTTGTKRGMEQSTADHMGMIATVMNGLALQDALERIGIATRVQTAVSMNAIAEPYIRLRAIRHMEKGRVVIMTGGTGNPYFTTDTAAALRAMEIDADIVIKATKVNGVYSADPKKDPTAQRFTHLSYDQVLSSRFEVMDMTAFALCRENDMPILVLDFEAEGDLVRAIKGDTSVGTLVSHEGGLL; encoded by the coding sequence ATGATCGAATCGACCACTGAAGCCGCCGTTGACGCCTCTCAGGAAGTGCCGGTAACCCCGCCCGGGCCGTACCGGCGAATTGTGCTTAAGCTGAGCGGTGAAGCGCTCAATGGCCCGCAGGGCTTCGGCATCGACACCAATCGTGCCGAAGTGATCGCCCACAAAATCCGCGAAGTCCACGAGCTGGGCGTACAGATCGGGGTCGTGATCGGTGCAGGCAACCTGTGGCGCGGAACGACCGGCACCAAGCGCGGCATGGAGCAATCGACCGCCGACCACATGGGCATGATCGCCACCGTCATGAACGGGCTGGCGCTGCAAGACGCGCTGGAACGCATCGGCATCGCCACCCGCGTGCAGACCGCCGTCAGTATGAACGCCATCGCCGAGCCGTACATCCGCCTGCGCGCAATCCGCCACATGGAAAAAGGGCGCGTCGTCATCATGACCGGCGGCACCGGCAACCCGTACTTCACCACCGACACCGCTGCCGCCCTGCGCGCTATGGAAATCGACGCCGACATCGTCATCAAGGCAACGAAGGTCAACGGCGTGTACAGCGCCGACCCGAAGAAAGACCCGACCGCCCAGCGATTTACGCATCTCAGCTACGATCAGGTGCTGTCCAGCCGCTTCGAAGTGATGGACATGACCGCCTTCGCGCTGTGCCGCGAAAACGACATGCCGATCCTCGTACTGGACTTTGAGGCCGAGGGCGACCTGGTGCGAGCGATCAAGGGCGATACCTCGGTCGGCACGCTGGTCAGCCACGAGGGCGGGCTGCTGTAG
- a CDS encoding transposase produces the protein MGRYKKYTEEFKRDVLAMVAEKTRTIAQIERDLDLTPGLIYKWQQRYRVQDERLEPSEARAEQAELRRLKRELEIVKQERDILKKAIQVFSRGES, from the coding sequence ATGGGACGCTACAAGAAGTACACCGAGGAGTTCAAGCGGGACGTGTTGGCGATGGTAGCGGAGAAGACGCGGACGATTGCGCAGATCGAACGCGACTTGGATCTGACGCCAGGACTGATCTACAAGTGGCAGCAGCGCTACCGGGTGCAGGACGAGCGGCTGGAACCGAGCGAAGCGCGGGCGGAGCAAGCGGAGCTGCGGCGGTTGAAGCGCGAGCTGGAGATCGTCAAGCAGGAGCGGGATATCCTAAAAAAAGCCATCCAGGTGTTCTCGCGGGGGGAGTCGTGA
- the phnC gene encoding phosphonate ABC transporter ATP-binding protein, whose translation MLIIENLTKIYDNGFKALDNINLEIPDGQFVSIIGLSGSGKSTLLRCINRLIKPTHGRIIWNGIDITAANEEDVRAIRRRIGMIFQQFNLVKRSSVITNVLQGRLGYTNPLFSFINYFPRSDRDEALANLQRVGIKEQAYKRASALSGGQQQRVGIARALMQQPELMLADEPVASLDPATSHSVMKYLEILNQEDGITVLCSLHFLSLARAYSDRVIALKDGVLMFDGGPQEIDNVRFKEIYGEDAVEVQIN comes from the coding sequence ATGCTGATTATCGAAAACCTCACCAAGATCTACGACAACGGCTTCAAAGCGCTGGACAACATCAACCTCGAGATTCCGGACGGCCAGTTCGTCTCGATTATCGGCTTGAGCGGCTCCGGCAAATCGACCCTGCTGCGCTGCATCAACCGACTGATCAAGCCGACCCACGGGCGCATCATTTGGAATGGCATCGATATCACCGCGGCCAACGAGGAAGACGTGCGCGCGATCCGGCGGCGCATCGGCATGATCTTTCAGCAGTTCAACCTCGTCAAACGCTCGTCGGTCATCACCAACGTGCTGCAAGGGCGGCTCGGGTATACCAACCCGCTGTTCAGCTTCATCAATTACTTCCCCAGAAGCGACCGAGACGAGGCGCTGGCAAATCTGCAGCGCGTCGGCATCAAGGAGCAGGCATACAAGCGAGCCAGCGCGCTCAGTGGCGGTCAGCAGCAGCGCGTCGGAATCGCTCGCGCGCTGATGCAGCAGCCCGAGCTGATGCTGGCCGACGAACCGGTCGCCAGCCTCGACCCGGCGACGTCGCACAGCGTGATGAAGTACCTCGAAATCCTGAATCAGGAGGACGGCATCACGGTGTTGTGCAGCCTCCATTTCCTCTCGCTCGCGCGGGCTTACTCCGATCGCGTAATCGCGCTTAAAGACGGCGTGCTGATGTTCGACGGCGGCCCGCAGGAAATCGACAACGTTCGCTTCAAGGAAATCTACGGCGAAGACGCCGTGGAAGTCCAGATCAACTAG
- the rpsB gene encoding 30S ribosomal protein S2, which yields MPSKVTMRDLLETGVHFGHRTQKWNPKMSPFIYTARNGIHIIDLRQTLTNLNAYFDMVAEVVRKGGTILFVGTKRQAQETVFKAAVDCGMPYINERWLGGTLTNWRTIKERIDTLKKLEARRDKGEFSLLTKREALMLQREIDILNQRLGGIKDMKRLPEMLVIVDTKREETAIKEANALNIPVLALVDTNCNPDVIDYIIPGNDDAMRAIKLVVDAIADAVKEGKAMRKAEDESFDDDAVSAAAPVIDYEEEDEDEDDERYLGKSTLAKLRDAKLFDEGGDEESAESADDE from the coding sequence ATGCCGTCCAAGGTCACGATGCGCGACCTGCTGGAAACTGGCGTCCACTTCGGGCATCGCACCCAGAAGTGGAACCCCAAGATGTCCCCGTTTATCTACACCGCCCGCAATGGCATCCACATCATCGACCTGCGCCAGACGTTGACCAACCTCAACGCCTATTTCGACATGGTCGCGGAAGTTGTGCGTAAGGGCGGCACCATCCTGTTTGTCGGCACCAAGCGGCAGGCGCAGGAGACGGTGTTCAAGGCGGCTGTCGACTGCGGCATGCCGTACATCAACGAGCGTTGGCTCGGCGGCACGCTGACCAACTGGCGCACCATCAAGGAGCGCATCGACACGCTCAAGAAGCTGGAAGCCCGCCGCGACAAGGGCGAGTTCAGCCTGCTGACCAAGCGCGAAGCCCTGATGCTTCAGCGCGAGATCGACATCCTGAATCAGCGCCTCGGCGGCATCAAGGACATGAAGCGCCTGCCCGAGATGCTGGTCATCGTCGACACCAAGCGCGAAGAAACGGCCATCAAGGAAGCCAACGCGCTCAACATCCCGGTGCTTGCGCTGGTCGATACCAACTGCAACCCGGACGTGATCGACTACATCATCCCCGGCAACGATGACGCCATGCGCGCCATCAAGCTGGTGGTCGACGCCATCGCCGATGCCGTGAAGGAAGGCAAGGCGATGCGTAAGGCCGAAGACGAAAGCTTTGACGACGACGCCGTCAGCGCCGCCGCCCCCGTCATCGACTACGAAGAGGAAGACGAGGACGAGGACGACGAGCGGTATCTGGGTAAGTCCACCCTCGCCAAACTTCGTGACGCCAAACTCTTCGACGAAGGCGGAGACGAGGAAAGCGCGGAAAGCGCGGACGACGAATAA
- a CDS encoding transposase, translated as MSDRPTKTLVCDAWRLAVGRRGAPRLHHSDQGSQYTSDDYLSLLENDQVTLSMSDVGRCYDNAMQESFWGTLKTECADRPFATRAAARKAIFEYIEVWYNRQRRHSALGYLSPAEFEQLTCP; from the coding sequence ATGAGTGACCGCCCGACCAAAACACTGGTCTGTGACGCGTGGAGGCTGGCGGTGGGGCGGCGTGGTGCACCGCGCTTGCACCATTCCGACCAGGGCAGTCAATACACCAGCGACGACTACCTGAGTCTGTTGGAGAACGACCAGGTGACCCTCAGCATGAGTGATGTCGGGCGCTGCTATGACAACGCCATGCAGGAGAGCTTCTGGGGAACGCTGAAAACCGAGTGCGCCGACCGTCCGTTTGCGACACGCGCGGCAGCTCGCAAGGCGATCTTCGAATACATCGAGGTGTGGTACAACCGTCAGCGGCGGCATTCAGCCTTGGGCTATCTCAGCCCTGCTGAATTCGAGCAACTCACTTGCCCCTGA